The following are from one region of the Carnobacterium gallinarum DSM 4847 genome:
- a CDS encoding HD domain-containing protein: MKYFDELYGEFDFAPIFAELIETTTFQRLKNVHMAGAAYLVNDLWDETRYEHSLGVALLIKRLGGSQEEQIAGLLHDISHTAFSHVIDTALDNKKENYHEQIKEQVLEDSQIPLVLEKWGYSYQRVALDDSNWGILEKEAPKLCADRIDYTLREIHRYYEVPLKEIELFIQSLIVEENEIIVQSVRQAEWFVENYYKIVIDFFYDPLNIYSSEIVSNILKLSLENQEIDAKDLLLTDDQLLVKLQKSETLQIKELLVHLTSHVELVVDEQDYDIHQKKKLRLVDPTVCINGKLVPVSTVSQKVKKLNKEALAFSKKGIYLKVK; encoded by the coding sequence ATGAAATATTTTGATGAGTTGTATGGTGAATTTGATTTTGCTCCTATTTTTGCTGAACTGATTGAAACGACTACTTTTCAACGTTTAAAAAATGTACACATGGCGGGGGCGGCGTATTTAGTCAATGACTTATGGGATGAAACTCGATATGAACATTCATTAGGTGTAGCGCTGTTAATTAAGCGTTTAGGAGGCAGTCAAGAAGAGCAAATTGCAGGATTGTTGCATGATATTTCACATACTGCTTTTTCTCACGTGATTGATACAGCTTTAGATAATAAAAAAGAAAATTATCATGAGCAAATTAAGGAACAAGTACTTGAAGATTCCCAAATACCATTAGTTTTAGAAAAATGGGGCTATTCCTACCAAAGAGTAGCATTAGATGATTCCAACTGGGGTATTCTGGAAAAAGAAGCTCCAAAGCTATGTGCGGATCGAATTGATTACACATTAAGGGAAATTCATCGTTATTATGAGGTACCTTTAAAAGAGATTGAACTATTTATACAAAGCTTAATAGTTGAAGAGAATGAGATCATTGTCCAATCAGTTCGGCAGGCAGAGTGGTTTGTTGAGAATTATTATAAGATTGTCATTGATTTTTTTTATGATCCTTTGAATATCTATAGTTCGGAGATCGTATCTAATATATTAAAACTATCATTGGAAAATCAGGAGATTGACGCTAAAGATCTATTGCTAACCGATGATCAATTATTGGTAAAACTACAAAAAAGTGAAACGTTACAAATAAAAGAATTACTTGTTCACTTAACCTCACATGTTGAATTAGTTGTAGATGAGCAAGATTATGATATTCATCAAAAGAAAAAGCTGCGATTAGTTGATCCAACTGTGTGCATAAATGGAAAGCTAGTACCTGTTTCTACAGTTTCTCAAAAGGTAAAAAAATTGAATAAAGAAGCTTTGGCATTCTCTAAGAAAGGAATTTATCTAAAAGTTAAGTAA
- a CDS encoding MerR family transcriptional regulator — translation MSYKINQVSQKIGIKPQVIRYYEHEGILKNISREANGYRSYTEDDIEYIRFLEIVKKLKRNSLPLIELREYGKIVNGEISDSNEAEFLLNGEYIKINNMIKELVEAQTFIEQKMKEYS, via the coding sequence ATGAGTTATAAAATTAATCAAGTGTCACAAAAAATTGGAATCAAACCTCAGGTAATTCGGTATTATGAGCATGAGGGAATCTTAAAGAATATCTCAAGAGAAGCTAATGGATATCGTTCTTATACAGAAGACGATATTGAGTATATTCGTTTTTTAGAAATTGTCAAAAAATTAAAACGCAATAGTTTGCCTTTGATAGAGTTAAGAGAGTATGGCAAGATTGTTAATGGTGAGATATCAGACTCTAATGAAGCAGAATTTTTATTAAATGGAGAATATATAAAAATAAATAATATGATTAAAGAGCTGGTAGAGGCACAAACATTTATTGAACAAAAAATGAAAGAATATAGTTAA
- a CDS encoding aminotransferase: protein MNIANFGVEEWLNQKEDAAIYDLAGSSIASFTLEEIITIDGKTTPEAFFAKLLPKKMNYGWIEGSPEFKQEVSKLYQNMPVENILQTNGATGANLLALYAIIEPDDHVISMYPSYQQLYDIPKSLGADVSFWEMREDKHWELDLSELEALIQPNTKIICLNNANNPTGTILNHDALRKISQLAEQVGAYVLVDEVYQPLDPKFQIPSIVDIYDKGIATNSLSKTYSLPGVRVGWIASNHELADLFRKYRDYTMICAGVLDDALAVHTLKNKEAVLKRNQELVLTNLQILKNWVQQESRVSLVFPKAVSTSFIKLDIPLEIELFCTQLLEDTGVLLVPGNRFDVPKHARLGYCTPTKTLIAGLEQLSSYLKKFDD from the coding sequence ATGAATATTGCCAATTTTGGTGTAGAAGAATGGTTAAATCAAAAAGAAGATGCAGCTATTTATGATTTAGCAGGTAGCTCGATTGCCTCTTTTACATTAGAAGAAATTATTACAATTGATGGAAAAACCACTCCTGAAGCGTTTTTCGCTAAACTATTGCCAAAAAAAATGAATTATGGCTGGATTGAAGGTTCACCTGAATTTAAGCAGGAAGTAAGTAAACTCTATCAGAATATGCCTGTAGAAAATATTTTACAAACTAATGGAGCTACGGGGGCAAATTTATTAGCTTTATATGCAATAATTGAACCAGACGACCATGTCATTTCTATGTATCCTAGCTACCAACAACTTTATGATATTCCAAAATCCCTTGGTGCGGATGTTTCTTTTTGGGAAATGCGCGAGGATAAGCATTGGGAATTGGATTTGTCAGAACTAGAAGCATTAATCCAACCAAATACAAAAATTATTTGTTTAAATAATGCCAATAATCCAACCGGCACAATTTTGAATCATGACGCTCTAAGGAAAATTAGTCAGTTAGCTGAACAAGTTGGTGCTTATGTTTTAGTTGATGAAGTTTATCAACCTTTAGATCCCAAATTTCAAATTCCATCAATCGTTGATATCTATGATAAAGGTATTGCGACAAATAGTTTATCTAAAACCTATTCATTGCCAGGGGTTCGAGTTGGATGGATTGCTAGCAATCATGAATTAGCCGACTTATTTAGGAAGTATCGTGATTATACAATGATTTGTGCTGGAGTTCTTGATGATGCTTTGGCTGTGCATACCTTAAAAAATAAGGAAGCTGTTTTAAAACGCAATCAAGAGTTAGTTTTAACCAACTTACAAATTTTAAAGAATTGGGTACAGCAAGAATCACGAGTGTCCTTAGTTTTTCCTAAAGCTGTTTCGACTAGTTTCATCAAGTTAGATATTCCTCTTGAAATCGAGCTTTTCTGCACTCAGTTATTAGAAGATACTGGTGTTCTATTAGTTCCTGGAAATCGTTTTGATGTACCTAAACATGCACGATTAGGATACTGTACTCCAACAAAAACATTAATCGCTGGATTGGAACAATTATCAAGCTACTTAAAAAAATTTGATGACTAA
- a CDS encoding ABC transporter ATP-binding protein translates to MKAIEIIGLTKNYQHHSVIKNICLDVSEGEMYGFIGPNGAGKSTTIKALLNFIYPTSGTAKILGKDSVRESKTIKKEVSYVSSDVRFYPNMTAAEIIGYAASFHGIHQATKKANDYYDLFEIEPQKKLGEMSLGNKKKIAIVSGLIAEPRLMILDEPTNGLDPLMQHRLFELLTKKNQSGMTVFLSSHDLTEVQNYCTRAAFIKAGEILTVEDIDKDKADGKIIQLRGKNLDSKLFQVAGMRKIHQTEDQLDLFFDGDIQTVLPLFIHPTITDIVIKNQDLEDKFLAMYEGEYNHEHSKN, encoded by the coding sequence ATGAAAGCAATTGAAATTATAGGATTAACTAAAAATTATCAACACCATTCAGTAATTAAAAATATTTGCTTAGATGTGAGTGAAGGTGAGATGTATGGCTTTATTGGACCTAATGGAGCAGGCAAATCAACAACAATTAAAGCGCTTTTAAATTTTATTTATCCAACCAGTGGAACAGCTAAAATTTTAGGTAAAGATAGTGTTCGTGAATCAAAAACGATCAAAAAAGAAGTGAGTTATGTATCAAGTGATGTTCGGTTTTATCCAAATATGACAGCGGCAGAAATTATTGGGTATGCAGCTTCTTTTCATGGAATTCATCAGGCAACGAAAAAAGCAAATGATTATTATGACCTTTTTGAGATTGAACCACAGAAAAAATTAGGCGAGATGTCCTTAGGAAATAAGAAAAAAATTGCCATTGTAAGTGGTTTAATTGCAGAACCTCGACTAATGATCTTAGATGAACCAACAAATGGATTAGATCCCTTGATGCAGCATCGTTTGTTTGAATTGCTCACTAAAAAAAATCAATCAGGCATGACTGTTTTTCTGTCTAGTCATGATTTAACAGAAGTACAAAATTATTGTACACGGGCAGCGTTTATTAAAGCAGGTGAGATTTTAACTGTTGAAGATATTGATAAAGACAAGGCAGATGGTAAGATTATTCAATTACGTGGAAAAAACTTAGATTCAAAATTGTTTCAGGTTGCTGGTATGCGGAAGATTCATCAAACTGAAGATCAGCTTGATTTGTTTTTTGATGGGGATATTCAAACAGTCTTACCCTTGTTTATACATCCAACTATTACGGATATTGTTATTAAGAATCAAGATTTAGAAGATAAATTTTTAGCAATGTATGAGGGGGAATACAATCATGAACATTCTAAAAATTGA
- a CDS encoding ABC transporter permease subunit — protein sequence MNILKIEWRTQFKSVFVWCGVVGLILLLFMSVFPSMKNAGLADIVNSKMNALPQNILKIFNLNDSGSLLNVMGYFAYVFQYIVLASGIYAVLLGSQSLIKEESDGTIEFLYAQPITRKELVWTKFIASLSILIVFWAITFSLSTILVLLFKNSNDRSSVVLAKLSTIFLNDGLILIALLAIGFFCSTLLQSSKQATGLSLGIVFGTYVLGVLSEINDRVSFFKYMSLLHYGVPANLVKGWMGWTYLIILVGVIVFFSVASSFIYQRKDLKIS from the coding sequence ATGAACATTCTAAAAATTGAATGGAGAACACAATTTAAAAGTGTTTTTGTTTGGTGTGGAGTTGTTGGACTAATCCTATTATTGTTTATGTCTGTATTTCCTAGTATGAAGAATGCAGGTTTAGCTGATATTGTGAATTCAAAGATGAATGCGTTACCTCAAAATATTTTAAAAATATTTAATCTAAATGATAGCGGAAGTTTATTAAATGTAATGGGCTATTTTGCTTATGTTTTTCAATACATTGTTCTAGCCTCAGGAATATATGCCGTTTTGTTAGGTTCTCAGTCATTAATTAAAGAAGAAAGCGATGGAACAATTGAATTTTTATATGCTCAACCAATTACCCGTAAAGAACTGGTTTGGACAAAATTTATTGCGAGTCTCTCTATTTTAATAGTATTTTGGGCAATCACATTTAGTTTATCGACTATACTTGTTCTGCTTTTTAAAAATAGCAACGATCGATCTAGTGTTGTATTGGCAAAATTAAGTACAATTTTCTTAAATGATGGTCTTATTTTGATTGCGTTATTAGCCATTGGTTTCTTCTGTTCAACGCTTCTTCAATCGAGTAAGCAAGCAACAGGACTATCTTTAGGAATAGTTTTTGGTACTTATGTGTTAGGTGTTTTATCTGAAATAAATGATAGAGTCAGCTTTTTTAAATATATGTCACTGTTACATTATGGTGTGCCAGCTAATCTTGTAAAAGGTTGGATGGGTTGGACTTATTTAATAATTCTAGTAGGAGTTATCGTATTTTTTTCTGTAGCAAGTAGCTTCATTTATCAAAGGAAAGATTTAAAAATCAGTTAA
- a CDS encoding PTS fructose transporter subunit IIABC — protein sequence MKIKDLLVKNVMIMDLKATTKEAAIDEMITSLAASGRINDSVLYKEGIMKREGQTSTGLGDGIAMPHAKTKAVNEATVLFAKSNHGVDYDSLDGQPAFLFFMIAAPEGANDTHLQALAGLSRLLINPDFVASLKTATTPEEVQELFSAAEAKHDAEEKAEEEAIKLAATTADTSKKPFVVAVTACPTGIAHTYMAEDALKKKATEMGVEIRVETNGSEGIKHRLTDAEIARASGVIVAADKNVEMDRFSGKPVLERPVSDGIRKSEELITKAVAGDAPIYHGTGEKSANDSSERSGGSLWSKIYKDLMNGVSHMLPFVVGGGILMAISFLVENMAGDKSEAFLFLNSIGGNAFSFLIPILAGFIAMSIGDRPGLMPGMVGGFMAVESGAGFLGGLAAGFIAGYIIVGLKYIFRKLPKSLDGIKPILLYPVLGLLIIGAVMYFIIDPIFGGINTAMIDFLENLGTGNAVLLGALLGGMMAFDMGGPFNKAAYTFSIGVFTDTGDGKLMAAVMAGGMVPPLAIALASTIFKNKFTADERKSGLTNYILGLSFITEGAIPFAAADPIHVIGSSVIGAVVAGGLTQFWGISIPAPHGGIFVISLANHALLFLLALAIGTVISALILGIWRKPVNALKS from the coding sequence ATGAAAATTAAAGATCTATTAGTCAAAAATGTCATGATTATGGATTTAAAAGCAACAACTAAAGAAGCGGCTATTGATGAAATGATTACTAGTTTAGCTGCTAGCGGACGTATTAATGACTCAGTCTTATATAAAGAAGGAATTATGAAACGCGAGGGACAAACTTCAACTGGTTTAGGTGATGGAATTGCTATGCCTCATGCAAAAACAAAAGCAGTAAACGAAGCAACTGTATTATTCGCTAAAAGTAACCATGGTGTTGATTATGATTCATTAGATGGACAACCAGCCTTTCTCTTCTTTATGATTGCTGCTCCAGAAGGCGCTAACGATACACATTTGCAAGCATTGGCTGGTTTATCGCGTTTATTAATCAATCCTGACTTTGTTGCTTCTTTGAAAACAGCAACCACTCCTGAAGAAGTACAAGAACTTTTTTCCGCTGCTGAAGCAAAACATGATGCTGAAGAAAAGGCAGAAGAAGAAGCTATAAAACTAGCGGCAACAACTGCTGATACTAGCAAGAAACCTTTTGTTGTTGCTGTAACTGCCTGTCCAACAGGAATTGCTCATACTTATATGGCTGAGGATGCTTTAAAGAAAAAAGCGACTGAAATGGGCGTAGAAATCCGCGTGGAAACAAATGGTTCTGAAGGAATCAAGCATCGCTTAACGGATGCTGAAATTGCTCGTGCTAGTGGTGTTATCGTAGCTGCTGATAAAAATGTTGAAATGGATCGTTTCAGTGGAAAACCTGTATTAGAACGACCTGTTAGTGATGGCATTCGTAAATCTGAAGAGCTAATTACAAAAGCAGTTGCAGGCGATGCTCCGATTTATCATGGGACTGGTGAAAAATCAGCTAATGATTCAAGTGAACGTAGTGGTGGTTCTCTTTGGAGTAAAATTTATAAAGATTTAATGAACGGTGTTTCCCACATGTTGCCTTTTGTTGTTGGCGGCGGGATTTTAATGGCTATTTCTTTCTTAGTTGAAAATATGGCAGGCGATAAAAGTGAAGCCTTTCTTTTCCTTAATTCAATTGGTGGAAATGCATTTAGCTTCTTAATTCCAATTTTAGCCGGATTCATTGCTATGAGTATTGGCGATCGACCTGGATTAATGCCTGGTATGGTTGGTGGATTTATGGCTGTTGAAAGTGGCGCTGGCTTCTTAGGTGGTTTAGCTGCTGGTTTTATTGCTGGTTACATTATTGTTGGCTTAAAATATATATTTAGAAAACTACCTAAATCTCTTGATGGAATTAAACCTATCTTACTTTATCCTGTCTTAGGCTTGCTTATTATTGGGGCGGTCATGTACTTTATTATTGATCCAATTTTTGGTGGGATTAATACAGCTATGATTGACTTCTTAGAAAATCTAGGAACTGGTAATGCTGTTTTACTTGGTGCTTTGCTTGGTGGAATGATGGCTTTTGATATGGGTGGTCCATTTAATAAAGCCGCTTATACCTTCTCTATTGGTGTCTTTACAGATACGGGTGATGGTAAGTTAATGGCTGCTGTTATGGCGGGGGGTATGGTACCTCCATTAGCAATCGCTCTTGCCTCTACTATTTTTAAAAATAAATTTACAGCTGATGAAAGAAAATCAGGTTTAACTAATTATATTTTAGGCTTATCATTCATTACAGAAGGGGCAATTCCTTTTGCCGCAGCTGATCCAATACATGTTATCGGTTCTTCAGTAATTGGTGCTGTTGTTGCAGGTGGTTTAACACAATTCTGGGGAATTAGTATTCCAGCTCCGCATGGTGGTATATTTGTTATTTCACTTGCAAACCATGCTCTTCTCTTCTTACTAGCCTTAGCAATTGGAACGGTGATATCTGCCTTAATTTTAGGCATCTGGCGTAAACCAGTTAATGCACTAAAAAGTTAA
- the pfkB gene encoding 1-phosphofructokinase: MIYTVTLNPSIDYIVHLKEVNLGELNRMDSDIKLPGGKGINVSRVLNQLNYTTTTLGFLGGFTGNFIHDWLKKERVATDFIQIKNDTRINIKLKSTSETEVNGLGPVISNEEAHALLEQLKKLTPQDVIILSGSKPPSLPNDYYHQMIQLIKQSGAEFVIDTTGADLMDALPFHPILVKPNHHELADLFNVQFTSIEDMLPYGQRLLELGAQYALISMAGDGALFFTPEGIYTSNVPKGSVKNSVGAGDSMIAGFIGTLVATADPLKAFQMGVATGSATAFSDDLATKEKVFTLVSEVHVTRKQYKSDISEELS, from the coding sequence ATGATTTATACAGTTACATTAAATCCATCAATTGATTATATTGTCCATCTAAAAGAAGTTAATCTAGGTGAGCTTAACCGAATGGACAGCGATATTAAATTACCAGGTGGAAAAGGAATTAACGTTTCACGAGTTTTAAACCAATTAAATTACACCACCACTACCTTAGGTTTTCTTGGTGGTTTCACTGGAAACTTTATTCATGATTGGTTAAAAAAAGAAAGAGTAGCTACTGACTTTATTCAAATAAAAAATGATACTCGAATCAATATTAAATTAAAATCGACTTCTGAAACTGAGGTTAATGGCTTAGGTCCTGTTATTTCAAATGAAGAAGCACACGCATTGTTAGAACAATTAAAAAAACTAACGCCACAGGATGTTATTATTTTATCTGGTAGCAAACCGCCCTCTCTTCCAAATGATTATTATCATCAAATGATTCAATTAATCAAACAATCTGGAGCTGAATTTGTCATTGATACGACTGGAGCCGATCTGATGGATGCCTTACCTTTCCATCCAATTTTAGTTAAACCAAATCATCATGAATTGGCTGATTTGTTTAATGTTCAATTTACTAGCATTGAAGATATGCTTCCATACGGACAAAGATTATTAGAACTTGGGGCTCAGTATGCTTTGATTTCTATGGCTGGTGATGGAGCCCTCTTCTTCACTCCAGAGGGGATTTATACATCAAATGTTCCAAAAGGTTCTGTAAAAAATTCAGTTGGAGCAGGAGATTCTATGATTGCTGGTTTTATCGGTACGCTTGTAGCAACTGCTGATCCTTTAAAAGCTTTCCAAATGGGCGTTGCTACTGGTAGTGCCACTGCATTCTCAGATGATTTAGCAACTAAAGAAAAAGTCTTCACTCTAGTTTCAGAAGTTCATGTAACCAGAAAACAATACAAATCAGATATATCGGAGGAATTATCATGA
- a CDS encoding DeoR/GlpR family DNA-binding transcription regulator produces the protein MLTEERHAFILKRLQTDGIVKSQDLIIDLKASESTIRRDLALLEEAGELIRVHGGAKRNYHLDTELDMKEKSFKNIHEKKQIAELAATFVKDNDMIYIDAGSTTLEFIPFLTQFNITVVTNGVQHASLLADANIQTFLVGGQLKNSTKAIIGATSVAELSGYQFDKAFLGMNGIHPKFGFTTPDPDEAALKSVALKQSFENFVLVDSSKFDKINFAKVGTLEEATIITQTLEPQHLQTYLNYTKIIEVRK, from the coding sequence ATGCTTACTGAAGAAAGACATGCCTTTATCTTAAAACGATTGCAGACTGATGGAATTGTTAAATCTCAAGATTTAATTATTGATTTAAAAGCTTCTGAATCAACTATCCGAAGAGATTTAGCCCTTTTAGAAGAAGCTGGCGAACTGATTCGGGTCCACGGTGGTGCTAAACGAAATTATCACTTAGATACTGAATTAGACATGAAAGAAAAATCATTCAAAAACATCCACGAAAAAAAACAAATTGCGGAATTAGCCGCTACTTTTGTAAAAGATAATGACATGATTTATATTGATGCTGGTTCAACTACTCTTGAGTTCATTCCTTTTTTAACTCAATTTAATATTACAGTCGTCACAAATGGCGTTCAACATGCCTCACTTCTAGCAGATGCTAATATCCAAACATTTCTAGTTGGTGGTCAACTTAAAAATTCAACTAAAGCTATTATTGGGGCCACAAGTGTTGCTGAATTATCTGGTTATCAATTTGATAAAGCCTTTCTTGGTATGAACGGTATTCATCCTAAATTTGGTTTTACAACACCTGATCCTGATGAAGCTGCGTTAAAATCGGTTGCGTTAAAACAAAGTTTTGAAAATTTTGTTTTAGTGGATAGTAGTAAATTTGATAAAATTAATTTTGCTAAAGTTGGCACACTTGAGGAAGCTACAATTATTACCCAGACTCTCGAGCCACAGCATCTTCAAACGTATTTAAATTATACAAAAATTATAGAGGTGAGAAAATGA
- a CDS encoding Rrf2 family transcriptional regulator yields MKLTKSLEQAICIMTLLATQDKEIPVTSAVINHRLNGSPTYIKKLMRKLVVKNLVTSVSGNNGGFTLVDSPKKISILQIIEAVEGNISTYPNSGLIDIVFQDMQVAANQGEIVLANVFDEADALWTNFLATQTVADLLYKTLGRNEILVLNWNELDEHQSLLQKILPTK; encoded by the coding sequence ATGAAACTAACTAAAAGTTTAGAACAAGCAATCTGTATTATGACATTACTGGCTACTCAAGATAAAGAAATTCCAGTCACATCAGCTGTCATTAATCATCGCCTAAACGGCTCTCCTACATACATTAAGAAATTAATGCGTAAACTAGTTGTTAAAAATCTAGTCACTTCGGTATCAGGAAATAACGGTGGATTTACGCTAGTTGATTCTCCAAAAAAGATTTCAATTCTGCAGATTATCGAAGCAGTTGAAGGCAACATTAGTACCTATCCGAATTCTGGCTTAATCGATATCGTCTTCCAAGATATGCAAGTCGCTGCGAATCAAGGAGAAATCGTGTTAGCCAATGTATTTGATGAAGCAGATGCATTGTGGACAAACTTTTTAGCTACTCAAACTGTTGCTGATTTGCTTTATAAAACTTTAGGAAGAAATGAGATTCTTGTTTTAAATTGGAATGAACTTGATGAACATCAAAGTTTATTACAAAAAATACTTCCTACTAAATAA
- the recA gene encoding recombinase RecA, translated as MGDGKQAALSKALSKIEKDFGKGAIMKLGEKTSMKIETISTGSIALDVALGVGGYPKGRILEVYGPESSGKTTMALHAIAEAQKAGGTAAFIDAEHALDPKYAAALGVNIDDLLLSQPDTGEQALEIADALVSSGAVDILVVDSVAALVPRAEIEGEMGQSHVGLQARLMSQALRKLSGSINNTKTICIFINQIREKVGVMFGNPEVTPGGRALKFYATIRLEVRRAEQIKTGTDILGNRTKLKVVKNKVAPPFKVAEVDIMYGEGISRAGELVDMAADRDIIDKAGAWYSYNGERIGQGRENAKKYLLDNSELYAEIEKKVRDIYFAEADPTTPTSTETETTEK; from the coding sequence ATGGGCGATGGCAAACAAGCGGCTTTAAGTAAAGCCTTAAGTAAAATTGAAAAAGATTTTGGTAAAGGCGCTATTATGAAGTTAGGTGAAAAAACTTCTATGAAGATTGAAACTATTTCAACAGGATCAATTGCTTTAGATGTTGCATTAGGTGTTGGTGGTTACCCTAAAGGAAGAATTCTTGAAGTATACGGACCAGAAAGTTCTGGTAAAACAACAATGGCTTTACATGCAATTGCGGAAGCTCAAAAAGCTGGTGGAACAGCCGCTTTTATTGATGCTGAACATGCATTAGATCCAAAATATGCAGCAGCTTTAGGCGTAAATATTGATGATCTACTTTTATCTCAGCCCGACACTGGTGAACAAGCATTGGAAATCGCTGATGCCTTAGTTTCTAGTGGTGCAGTTGATATACTAGTAGTAGATTCTGTAGCAGCTTTAGTTCCACGTGCTGAGATTGAAGGCGAAATGGGACAAAGCCACGTTGGACTTCAAGCCCGTCTAATGTCACAAGCACTACGTAAACTATCTGGTTCAATCAACAATACAAAAACAATTTGTATTTTTATTAATCAAATTCGCGAAAAAGTTGGTGTAATGTTTGGAAATCCCGAAGTTACTCCTGGTGGGCGTGCGTTAAAATTCTATGCAACTATTCGCTTAGAAGTACGTCGTGCTGAACAAATCAAAACGGGTACGGATATTCTAGGAAACCGTACAAAATTAAAAGTTGTCAAAAATAAAGTTGCTCCTCCCTTCAAAGTTGCTGAAGTAGACATTATGTATGGAGAAGGTATTTCACGCGCTGGTGAATTAGTTGATATGGCAGCTGATCGTGATATTATCGATAAAGCTGGTGCTTGGTACTCTTATAATGGCGAGCGAATCGGTCAAGGCCGTGAAAATGCAAAAAAATATTTACTAGATAATTCTGAGCTTTATGCTGAAATCGAGAAAAAAGTTCGTGACATTTATTTTGCTGAAGCTGATCCAACAACCCCAACTTCAACAGAAACAGAGACTACAGAAAAATAA
- a CDS encoding GntR family transcriptional regulator, translated as MYIRIQPNSETPIYTQLIYQIKRGIIKKELLPGEGLPSVRSLAGDIGINMHTVNKAYKLLVEEGVLAQQKKGFMVNPNLMIEMNQKYLHNYRERLEELLIDAKIFNLTEESISKMRNEIENTLKESDKS; from the coding sequence ATGTACATTCGTATTCAACCGAATAGTGAAACACCTATTTATACACAATTGATTTACCAAATTAAGCGGGGAATCATCAAGAAAGAGCTGCTTCCAGGAGAAGGATTGCCTAGTGTTCGTAGTTTAGCTGGTGATATTGGAATTAATATGCATACGGTTAATAAAGCTTATAAACTATTAGTTGAAGAAGGTGTTTTAGCTCAACAGAAAAAAGGTTTCATGGTGAACCCTAATTTGATGATAGAAATGAATCAAAAATATCTCCACAATTATCGTGAACGATTGGAAGAATTATTGATTGATGCAAAGATTTTTAATTTAACAGAAGAGAGTATTTCTAAAATGCGAAATGAAATTGAAAATACGCTGAAAGAGAGTGACAAATCATGA